One genomic window of Ruminococcus gauvreauii includes the following:
- a CDS encoding sulfide/dihydroorotate dehydrogenase-like FAD/NAD-binding protein: protein MYKIREAKQLTDNIFLMNVEAPRVAKHCHPGQFIIVKIDEEGERIPLTICDYDIEEGTVTIVFQIVGASTLQMSKLKTGDAFADFVGPLGRPSEFIEEDIESLKNKKILFVAGGVGTAPVYPQVKWLHERGITADAIVGAKTKDLVILEKEMEEVSNLYITTDDGSYKRKGMVTEVIKDLVQNEGKTYDVVVAIGPMIMMKFVCLLTRELGLHTIVSMNPIMVDGTGMCGACRLTVGDEVKFACVDGPEFDGHLVNFDEAMKRQQLYKTEEGRAYLKEKEGDTHHGGCGHCGGEE, encoded by the coding sequence ATGTACAAGATTCGAGAAGCAAAACAACTTACGGACAACATTTTTCTTATGAATGTTGAAGCACCGCGTGTTGCAAAACACTGTCATCCGGGTCAGTTCATCATCGTAAAGATTGATGAGGAAGGAGAACGTATTCCACTCACGATCTGCGATTATGACATCGAAGAAGGAACCGTCACCATCGTATTCCAGATCGTTGGAGCGTCCACTCTTCAGATGTCAAAATTGAAGACCGGTGATGCATTCGCAGATTTTGTGGGCCCTCTTGGCAGACCTTCAGAATTTATAGAAGAGGATATCGAGTCACTGAAGAATAAAAAAATCCTGTTTGTGGCTGGCGGTGTCGGAACAGCTCCGGTTTATCCTCAGGTGAAATGGCTGCACGAGCGTGGAATAACAGCAGATGCGATTGTCGGAGCCAAGACAAAGGACCTTGTTATCCTTGAAAAAGAGATGGAAGAAGTCAGCAATCTGTACATAACAACGGATGACGGTTCTTATAAGAGAAAAGGTATGGTTACGGAAGTGATCAAAGATCTCGTGCAGAACGAAGGCAAAACGTATGATGTGGTCGTTGCGATCGGACCGATGATCATGATGAAGTTTGTCTGTCTGTTGACAAGGGAACTTGGGCTTCATACGATCGTCAGCATGAATCCTATCATGGTAGACGGAACCGGCATGTGCGGAGCCTGCCGGCTTACCGTGGGAGATGAAGTGAAATTTGCCTGTGTTGACGGCCCGGAATTCGACGGTCATCTGGTGAATTTTGATGAAGCGATGAAAAGACAGCAGCTGTATAAGACAGAAGAAGGCCGTGCTTATCTGAAAGAGAAAGAGGGAGATACCCATCACGGCGGATGCGGACATTGCGGAGGTGAAGAATAA
- a CDS encoding chitobiase/beta-hexosaminidase C-terminal domain-containing protein gives MRCSYCGAPVEKGRVFCLNCGEEIQWVPEYHAIGSYRSNEQVSQQRASKEMTYPRMQPVQKEPEKKPEKRKKKKWPFVLVFFLAVIAAAVGILLYQEYTRQQQYQSFDYQYKMAEEMWRDQDYGEAMVYINRAVTLDTDRTDAKLLKARILYDSGQKEKCAEFLQAVIGENPDSEDAYSLLIQIYEEDGDTDSIRHLVENISDAGIRDMFSEYLPVEVLFTPVAGDYEELLTVELYTEGTQKCIIYYTTDGTIPTEDSDPYKVGIPLTEGTTTIRAVAVNERDIPGDIKSSTYEIAIPMPEVPVISPASGEYQSSAGLQIEIAVPDGCTAYYSFDEKPTTGSTKYTGPVAMPQGEYTFYAIIVNQNGKESYPGSATYIVK, from the coding sequence ATGAGATGTTCATATTGCGGTGCCCCGGTAGAAAAGGGAAGGGTTTTCTGCCTCAACTGCGGAGAAGAAATACAATGGGTGCCTGAATATCATGCGATTGGTTCATACCGTTCCAATGAACAGGTGAGTCAGCAGCGTGCATCTAAAGAGATGACTTATCCGCGGATGCAGCCGGTACAGAAGGAACCGGAGAAGAAACCGGAAAAGCGTAAAAAGAAAAAATGGCCGTTTGTTCTTGTGTTTTTTCTGGCTGTTATAGCGGCAGCTGTCGGAATCTTATTATATCAGGAATATACAAGGCAGCAGCAGTACCAGTCATTTGATTATCAATATAAAATGGCGGAGGAGATGTGGCGGGATCAGGATTATGGAGAGGCCATGGTCTATATTAACCGTGCAGTCACGCTGGATACTGATCGCACAGATGCAAAGCTTCTGAAAGCCCGGATCCTGTATGATTCCGGTCAAAAAGAAAAGTGTGCAGAGTTTTTGCAGGCTGTGATCGGGGAAAATCCTGACAGTGAGGATGCATATTCTTTACTGATTCAGATTTATGAAGAAGACGGTGATACGGATTCGATCAGACACCTTGTGGAAAACATCAGCGACGCAGGCATCAGGGATATGTTCTCTGAGTATCTGCCGGTGGAAGTCTTGTTTACTCCTGTCGCAGGAGATTATGAGGAGCTGCTGACCGTTGAACTGTACACAGAGGGTACTCAGAAATGCATTATTTATTATACGACGGACGGGACGATACCGACGGAAGACAGTGATCCTTATAAGGTCGGCATTCCGCTGACTGAGGGGACGACAACGATCAGAGCAGTTGCCGTCAATGAACGGGATATCCCGGGAGATATAAAGAGCAGTACTTATGAAATCGCGATACCTATGCCGGAAGTACCCGTGATCTCACCGGCGTCGGGGGAATACCAGAGCTCGGCAGGTTTACAGATTGAGATTGCTGTTCCCGATGGGTGTACAGCGTATTATTCCTTTGACGAAAAGCCGACGACCGGAAGCACAAAATATACCGGACCTGTAGCGATGCCTCAGGGAGAATATACATTTTATGCGATCATCGTGAATCAGAACGGAAAGGAAAGCTACCCCGGCAGTGCCACATACATTGTAAAATAG
- a CDS encoding aminopeptidase, with translation MDKKSIWTKYHKEQKQELNQICEKYKNYLTIGKTERECVSLMIKEAESYGYRDLRAIIDNGEKLKPQDRVYIEKMGKTVMFFQVGEECLEHGMNILGAHIDSPRLDVKQIPLYEKSEFAYLDAHYYGGIKKYQWLALPLAIHGVVVKKDGTVVTISIGEKETDPVFVMSDLLVHLSSKQMKQNAGTFIDGEQMDLLIGNMPADIEEKESVKLGVLAILKEAYDIEEEDFMSAELEIVPAGAARDCGLDRSMIMGYGQDDRVCAFTSFMAMMQLEKTDRTCCCILADKEEIGSVGATGMQSRFFENAVAELMACTEGYSDLRLRRALENSSMMSSDVSAAYDPMYADVFEDKNSAFFSHGIVLNKYTGSRGKSGSNDANPEFIAALRAILDKNGVCYQTAELGRVDAGGGGTIAYIMANYGMNVIDCGVAVLCMHAPWEVASKADIYEAVKCYRSFLREA, from the coding sequence GTGGATAAAAAAAGTATATGGACGAAATATCATAAAGAACAGAAACAGGAACTGAATCAAATATGCGAAAAGTACAAGAATTATCTGACCATCGGGAAGACTGAGCGGGAGTGTGTCAGCCTTATGATAAAAGAAGCAGAATCATACGGCTATCGCGATCTGAGGGCTATCATCGATAACGGGGAAAAGCTAAAACCTCAGGATCGGGTGTACATTGAAAAAATGGGAAAAACCGTAATGTTCTTTCAGGTAGGTGAGGAGTGTCTGGAGCATGGAATGAATATCCTGGGTGCGCATATCGACTCTCCGCGCCTCGATGTAAAACAGATTCCTCTCTATGAAAAGTCAGAGTTTGCGTATCTGGACGCCCATTACTACGGCGGCATTAAAAAGTACCAGTGGCTGGCGCTCCCGCTGGCCATTCATGGTGTCGTTGTGAAGAAGGACGGCACCGTTGTAACTATATCAATCGGAGAAAAAGAGACAGATCCCGTGTTCGTCATGTCGGATCTCCTCGTACATCTCTCATCCAAGCAGATGAAACAAAACGCCGGCACGTTTATCGACGGGGAGCAGATGGACCTGCTGATCGGCAATATGCCGGCGGACATAGAAGAAAAGGAGAGTGTAAAGCTTGGCGTGCTCGCTATCCTGAAAGAGGCGTATGATATCGAAGAAGAAGATTTTATGTCCGCTGAACTGGAGATCGTGCCGGCCGGAGCCGCCAGAGACTGCGGACTTGACCGCAGTATGATCATGGGTTACGGTCAGGATGACCGGGTGTGTGCATTCACCTCTTTTATGGCGATGATGCAGCTGGAAAAGACGGACAGGACATGCTGCTGCATTCTGGCGGATAAAGAAGAAATCGGCAGTGTCGGCGCCACCGGTATGCAGTCACGCTTTTTTGAGAACGCCGTGGCTGAACTGATGGCATGTACGGAGGGATATTCTGATTTAAGGCTCAGACGCGCACTTGAGAATTCCAGCATGATGTCCTCAGATGTAAGCGCTGCGTACGATCCCATGTATGCAGATGTATTTGAGGATAAAAATTCCGCTTTCTTCTCACACGGCATTGTGCTCAACAAGTATACGGGAAGCCGCGGAAAGAGCGGCAGCAACGATGCAAACCCGGAGTTCATAGCCGCTCTGCGTGCGATCCTGGATAAAAACGGCGTCTGTTACCAGACCGCCGAACTCGGCAGGGTTGATGCCGGAGGCGGAGGGACGATTGCCTATATCATGGCGAACTATGGAATGAACGTGATCGACTGCGGGGTAGCGGTACTCTGTATGCATGCACCGTGGGAAGTTGCAAGCAAAGCGGACATCTATGAGGCAGTGAAGTGTTACCGCAGTTTTTTGAGGGAAGCTTAG
- the gltA gene encoding NADPH-dependent glutamate synthase, with protein MADVLKKVPVREQDPKVRATNFEEVCYGYNQDEAMEEAVRCINCKNAKCITGCPVSIDIPAFISQVKEGNIAEAYQIISKSSALPAVCGRVCPQESQCEGKCIRGVKGEPVSIGKLERFVADWAKENGIKPNAPAEKNGHKVAVIGSGPAGLTCAGDLAKLGYDVTIFEALHKAGGVLVYGIPEFRLPKDKVVAEEVANVMSLGVKLETNVIIGKSTTIDELLHEEGFEAVFIGSGAGLPMFMGIPGENANGVFSANEYLTRNNLMKAFRDDYKTPIMAGKKVAVVGGGNVAMDAARTALRLGAEVHIIYRRSEAELPARVEEVHHAKEEGVQFDLLTNPTEILVDDNDWVRGIRCIRMELGEPDESGRRRPVEIPGSEFEIEVDTVIMSLGTSPNPLISSTTYGLDVNRRKCIIADEEFGKTSKDGVYAGGDAVTGAATVILAMGAGRAGARGIHEYLSAK; from the coding sequence ATGGCAGATGTATTAAAGAAAGTTCCGGTAAGAGAACAGGATCCAAAAGTCAGAGCAACCAACTTTGAAGAAGTATGCTATGGATATAATCAGGATGAAGCGATGGAGGAAGCGGTGCGCTGCATCAACTGTAAAAATGCAAAATGTATCACAGGATGTCCTGTCTCCATTGATATTCCGGCTTTCATCTCTCAGGTGAAAGAGGGAAATATTGCAGAAGCATATCAGATTATCAGCAAGTCCAGCGCGCTTCCGGCGGTCTGCGGACGTGTATGCCCTCAGGAAAGCCAGTGTGAAGGAAAGTGTATCCGAGGCGTCAAAGGCGAGCCTGTTTCCATCGGTAAACTGGAACGTTTTGTAGCGGACTGGGCGAAGGAAAACGGAATCAAACCGAACGCCCCGGCCGAGAAAAATGGACATAAAGTGGCTGTGATCGGTTCCGGACCAGCCGGACTTACGTGCGCCGGCGATCTGGCAAAACTGGGTTATGACGTGACAATCTTCGAAGCACTCCACAAAGCGGGAGGCGTACTGGTGTACGGAATTCCGGAATTCCGTCTTCCGAAAGACAAGGTTGTCGCTGAGGAAGTTGCAAATGTTATGTCTCTGGGTGTTAAGCTTGAGACGAATGTGATCATCGGAAAATCAACGACCATCGATGAACTCCTCCACGAAGAGGGCTTCGAGGCGGTATTTATCGGTTCGGGAGCAGGACTCCCTATGTTCATGGGAATCCCCGGCGAAAATGCAAACGGTGTATTTTCAGCGAATGAATATCTGACAAGAAATAATCTGATGAAAGCCTTCCGTGACGATTATAAGACACCGATCATGGCAGGAAAGAAGGTGGCCGTAGTAGGCGGCGGCAACGTGGCGATGGATGCTGCCAGAACCGCGCTTCGTCTTGGTGCTGAAGTACATATTATTTACAGAAGAAGTGAGGCGGAACTCCCGGCGCGTGTGGAAGAAGTACACCATGCAAAGGAAGAGGGGGTTCAGTTCGATCTACTGACGAATCCGACAGAGATCCTTGTCGATGATAACGACTGGGTTCGCGGGATCAGATGTATCCGCATGGAACTCGGAGAGCCTGATGAATCAGGGAGAAGACGTCCGGTCGAAATTCCGGGATCCGAGTTTGAAATCGAAGTGGATACTGTCATCATGTCCCTCGGAACATCACCGAATCCGCTGATCTCCTCCACGACCTACGGTCTGGATGTCAACAGAAGAAAATGTATTATTGCTGATGAGGAATTCGGAAAAACTTCAAAAGATGGTGTGTATGCCGGCGGCGATGCCGTGACGGGAGCTGCGACAGTCATCCTGGCGATGGGTGCAGGACGTGCGGGAGCCAGAGGAATCCACGAATACCTTTCAGCGAAATAA
- a CDS encoding alanine/glycine:cation symporter family protein — protein sequence MEKAAEVLRRIDDIVWGPAMIIFILGTGIWLMVKMRFLPVRNLGYALKCVLGRDSRMKEDGDGDISSFSSLMTELAATIGTGNIVGVATAMVLGGPGALLWMMLSALTGFSTKFAESMLSVKYRVVNEQGEISGGPMYTMRQAFPNRKMGQLFGTLFAVFAVFASFGIGNMTQSNSIAAAMKETFGISEGLTGLAATLFAIFAILGGIKSISRVTQILVPCMAVFYMAGALAVIIMNLENLPGGIAAIVTMAFSPRAAAGGMGGTLVVSAQQALRWGVSRGVFSNEAGLGAAGISAAAANTDDPVRQGYISMTGVFFDTIVICLVTGLALAASGVLGMTDGSGELVTGSALTIAAFSTTFGNWGGYLVSIGIALFAFATIIAWEYQGEKAFEFLVKKPKYCIVYRFLYALAVFLGATCALDVVWDFSDIMNALMAVPNLICVLLLSKTVTDEIMKHQQRIK from the coding sequence ATGGAAAAAGCTGCGGAAGTGTTGAGAAGGATTGATGATATCGTATGGGGACCTGCGATGATCATCTTTATTCTGGGGACGGGAATCTGGCTGATGGTAAAAATGAGATTTTTGCCTGTACGAAATCTGGGATACGCACTGAAGTGCGTACTTGGACGGGATTCCAGAATGAAGGAGGACGGTGACGGAGATATCTCGTCTTTCTCCTCATTGATGACGGAGCTTGCAGCAACGATCGGAACAGGCAACATCGTTGGCGTGGCGACTGCAATGGTGTTAGGCGGGCCGGGTGCGCTGCTATGGATGATGCTTTCTGCACTGACCGGTTTTTCCACGAAATTTGCTGAGAGCATGTTGTCGGTCAAGTACCGGGTCGTCAATGAGCAGGGGGAAATATCGGGCGGTCCGATGTATACGATGCGGCAGGCATTTCCAAACAGAAAGATGGGGCAGCTCTTTGGCACACTGTTTGCTGTGTTTGCCGTGTTTGCATCTTTCGGCATTGGAAATATGACGCAGTCCAACTCGATCGCAGCGGCGATGAAAGAAACCTTTGGCATATCGGAGGGGCTGACGGGGCTGGCGGCAACTCTGTTTGCCATTTTCGCTATTCTGGGAGGTATCAAGTCCATTTCCCGCGTGACGCAGATTCTTGTGCCGTGTATGGCGGTATTCTATATGGCGGGGGCGCTGGCCGTTATCATTATGAACCTGGAAAACCTTCCGGGCGGTATTGCAGCGATCGTCACGATGGCGTTTTCTCCGAGGGCTGCTGCCGGCGGAATGGGGGGCACGCTGGTCGTATCAGCACAGCAGGCACTGCGCTGGGGAGTATCCAGGGGCGTATTTTCCAACGAGGCCGGTCTTGGCGCAGCAGGGATAAGTGCGGCGGCCGCTAATACCGATGATCCGGTGAGGCAGGGATATATCAGTATGACGGGGGTGTTTTTTGATACGATCGTGATCTGCCTGGTGACAGGTCTTGCACTTGCAGCGTCCGGCGTGCTGGGGATGACCGACGGTTCCGGAGAACTGGTGACCGGCTCCGCACTGACCATAGCGGCTTTTTCTACAACTTTTGGAAACTGGGGCGGTTATCTGGTCAGTATCGGCATCGCACTGTTTGCATTTGCGACGATCATCGCCTGGGAATACCAGGGAGAAAAGGCCTTCGAGTTTCTTGTAAAAAAGCCGAAGTACTGTATTGTCTATCGGTTTTTGTATGCGCTGGCGGTGTTTCTGGGGGCTACCTGCGCGCTGGATGTGGTGTGGGACTTTTCAGACATTATGAATGCACTGATGGCAGTCCCGAACCTGATCTGTGTCTTACTGCTGTCAAAAACCGTGACTGATGAAATCATGAAACATCAGCAGCGGATAAAGTGA
- a CDS encoding ClpP family protease, whose product MENTTKTGNMAELESSIQLLTIIGEIEGHEALPERSKTTKYEHILPRLAMVEDNDRIEGMLVLLNTVGGDVEAGLAIAEMIASLGKPTVSLVLGGGHSIGVPLAVSSDYSFIVPSATMVIHPVRSNGMFIGVAQSYRNIEKTQDRITEFVSGHSNISQQRLEELMLDTGMLVKDVGTMLDGKEAVREGLIDEVGGISKALAKLRELIEQEKQNA is encoded by the coding sequence ATGGAAAATACAACAAAGACCGGTAATATGGCAGAACTGGAATCGAGTATACAGCTGCTCACTATTATCGGAGAGATCGAGGGGCACGAAGCACTTCCGGAGCGTTCTAAAACGACAAAATATGAACATATCCTTCCGCGTCTTGCGATGGTTGAGGACAACGACCGTATTGAGGGAATGCTGGTTCTCTTAAACACAGTGGGAGGCGATGTGGAAGCCGGCCTTGCCATCGCAGAGATGATCGCATCTCTTGGCAAACCGACCGTCTCTCTTGTACTGGGAGGGGGCCATTCGATCGGTGTGCCGCTGGCGGTTTCTTCGGATTATTCGTTTATTGTACCGAGCGCGACCATGGTGATTCATCCGGTACGCTCCAACGGCATGTTCATCGGGGTGGCACAGTCCTACCGCAATATTGAAAAGACTCAGGACCGGATCACCGAGTTTGTGTCCGGGCATTCCAATATCTCCCAGCAGCGCCTGGAAGAGCTGATGCTGGATACCGGAATGCTGGTGAAAGATGTCGGAACCATGCTCGATGGAAAAGAAGCCGTCCGCGAGGGTCTGATCGATGAGGTCGGAGGGATCAGCAAGGCTCTTGCCAAGCTCCGGGAACTGATCGAACAGGAAAAACAGAATGCTTGA
- a CDS encoding undecaprenyl-diphosphate phosphatase, with product MSLLQAILMGIIQGCTEFLPVSSSGHLSLMKHVLHMQTDTGILFDVMLHVGTLTAVFVAFWADIRRLFIELIRMIRDLAGNGKIYIQNLSGSEERRYQKIVHNNYRKFIIMILVSTIPTIIIGVLMNQLAVQAAESLLAAGIGLYITSVLLLVVDYNKDGKKLPREVGYGCALLIGVCQGIAVFPGISRSGVTIVACLLCGFHRKFSIKYSFIMAVPAVIGAAVWELRELSGISFHAASFFYGLAGVVTAAVVGFFCIKIMLHLIRKSQFRFFALYCFLIGTTAIICNYVL from the coding sequence ATGAGTTTATTACAGGCAATACTAATGGGGATCATACAGGGATGTACGGAGTTTCTGCCGGTCAGCAGTTCCGGACACCTGTCCCTCATGAAACACGTGCTGCATATGCAGACGGATACGGGAATATTATTTGATGTAATGCTGCATGTCGGAACTCTGACAGCAGTTTTTGTTGCGTTTTGGGCGGATATCAGGCGTCTGTTTATTGAACTGATCCGAATGATCCGGGATCTGGCAGGAAACGGAAAAATATATATTCAGAATCTCAGCGGCAGTGAGGAGCGCAGATATCAGAAGATCGTACATAATAATTACCGTAAATTTATCATTATGATTCTGGTATCCACGATTCCCACAATTATCATCGGTGTACTGATGAATCAGCTGGCGGTCCAGGCTGCCGAGTCTCTGCTTGCCGCCGGGATAGGGCTTTATATCACGAGCGTGCTGCTGCTCGTTGTCGATTATAATAAAGACGGGAAAAAGCTGCCGCGTGAGGTCGGTTATGGATGCGCGCTTCTCATCGGAGTCTGCCAGGGGATTGCAGTGTTTCCGGGCATCTCACGCTCCGGAGTTACGATTGTGGCCTGCCTGCTCTGCGGATTCCATAGGAAATTTTCGATAAAGTATTCATTTATCATGGCTGTTCCGGCCGTCATTGGTGCAGCCGTATGGGAGCTCAGGGAACTTTCCGGGATTTCATTTCATGCGGCATCCTTTTTTTATGGACTGGCCGGCGTTGTGACCGCAGCAGTTGTCGGTTTTTTCTGTATTAAGATAATGCTGCATTTAATCAGGAAAAGTCAGTTCCGCTTTTTTGCACTTTACTGTTTTTTGATCGGAACGACTGCAATTATATGTAATTATGTTTTATGA
- a CDS encoding FtsK/SpoIIIE family DNA translocase yields MAATQKKKSVRKNTRQTNKRTTAKRAGAKNSSPVYQDVIVLVVLAVSIVLFISNFGIGGVVGNAVSSFFFGIFGLMAYVFPALLFAGTAFYISNQKNSLIFRKMSGLIGCIVFLCGFLHLLTVGDGGHTLIESFKLCAKEKIGGGITGAFEAWLFGLAFGEIGAYVIIVAGLVISAIIMTQKPVVSSLRKYSSRAYQNVSKAHQEYKDNKPQREAKRVKRKEVEVDFNLKEDSGAQQESTDTPKEIKTFSFLDELTLQKETPAEEVQPLAPVFHPEEAKIPDFEEKQEPQKKKRASRQEVQESVMEIKGELSEENAEKRVTEEYQFPPISLLSKGSGGKNGNTPQSLKATALKLQQTLKNFGVNVTISDISCGPTVTRYELQPDQGVKVSRIVNLADDIKLNLAAADIRIEAPIPGKAAVGIEVPNKTNSAVLLRELLESDAFQEHPSSIAFAVGKDIAGQPVISDIAKMPHLLIAGATGSGKSVCINTLIMSILYKADPDDVKLIMIDPKVVELSVYNGIPHLYIPVVTEPKKAAGALNWAVAEMTERYNKFAEYNVRDLKGYNAKVSRISGIDDETKPKKMPQVVIIVDELADLMMVAPGEVEDAICRLAQLARAAGIHLIIATQRPSVNVITGLIKANMPSRIAFSVSSGVDSRTILDMNGAEKLLGKGDMLFYPQGYQKPARVQGSFVSDKEVADVVEFLAKTHGVSEYDSEVEDKINHHSTSEASPMDTASDRDEYFVQAGRFIIDKDKASIGMLQRMFKIGFNRAARVMDQLSDAGVVGPEEGTKPRKILMSMEEFENYIEESL; encoded by the coding sequence ATGGCAGCAACACAGAAAAAAAAATCTGTCCGAAAAAACACCCGGCAGACGAACAAAAGAACGACGGCCAAACGTGCCGGAGCAAAAAACAGCAGCCCTGTTTATCAGGATGTCATCGTTTTAGTTGTTCTGGCAGTTTCTATTGTACTGTTCATCAGTAATTTTGGAATCGGGGGAGTCGTCGGCAATGCGGTCAGCTCTTTCTTTTTCGGGATATTCGGCCTGATGGCGTATGTATTTCCTGCATTGCTGTTTGCAGGAACGGCATTCTATATTTCGAATCAAAAGAATTCTCTGATATTCCGAAAGATGTCGGGACTGATCGGATGCATTGTTTTTCTGTGCGGGTTTCTTCATCTCCTGACGGTAGGAGACGGCGGGCATACTCTGATTGAGAGTTTTAAGCTGTGTGCGAAAGAAAAGATTGGCGGGGGCATCACCGGGGCTTTTGAGGCATGGCTGTTTGGTCTCGCTTTCGGTGAGATCGGTGCGTATGTGATCATTGTTGCGGGACTTGTGATATCGGCGATCATCATGACTCAGAAGCCGGTGGTCTCTTCCCTTCGCAAGTACAGTTCCAGAGCATATCAGAATGTTTCAAAGGCGCATCAGGAGTATAAGGATAACAAACCGCAGCGGGAAGCGAAACGTGTGAAACGGAAGGAAGTGGAAGTGGATTTCAATTTAAAGGAAGACTCTGGTGCCCAACAGGAATCAACAGATACGCCGAAAGAGATTAAAACCTTCAGTTTCCTTGATGAGCTGACACTGCAAAAAGAGACTCCTGCTGAGGAGGTTCAGCCTTTAGCTCCGGTATTCCATCCGGAGGAGGCAAAGATCCCGGATTTTGAGGAAAAACAGGAGCCGCAGAAGAAAAAACGCGCGTCCAGACAAGAAGTGCAGGAAAGCGTGATGGAGATCAAAGGCGAGCTTTCAGAAGAAAATGCTGAGAAACGTGTAACGGAAGAGTATCAGTTTCCTCCGATTTCCCTGCTCTCCAAGGGCAGCGGAGGTAAAAACGGCAATACGCCGCAGTCTTTAAAGGCAACTGCGCTGAAGCTTCAGCAGACCCTTAAAAATTTCGGCGTCAACGTCACGATCAGCGATATCAGCTGCGGACCGACGGTAACGCGCTATGAGCTTCAGCCGGATCAGGGAGTCAAGGTAAGCCGGATTGTGAATCTGGCAGACGATATCAAGCTGAATCTGGCTGCTGCCGATATCCGGATTGAGGCTCCGATTCCGGGCAAGGCTGCCGTGGGAATCGAAGTACCCAACAAGACAAACAGCGCCGTGCTGCTGCGGGAGCTGCTGGAATCTGATGCATTTCAGGAACATCCTTCTTCTATCGCATTTGCGGTGGGAAAAGACATCGCAGGCCAGCCTGTGATCTCGGATATTGCCAAGATGCCGCATCTTCTGATCGCGGGAGCGACAGGATCCGGTAAATCGGTGTGTATCAATACGCTGATCATGAGCATTCTGTATAAGGCGGATCCGGACGATGTCAAACTGATCATGATTGATCCGAAAGTTGTGGAACTGAGTGTCTATAACGGCATTCCGCATCTGTATATTCCGGTTGTGACGGAACCGAAAAAGGCGGCGGGTGCTCTGAACTGGGCTGTTGCAGAAATGACGGAACGATATAATAAATTTGCAGAATACAATGTACGGGATCTGAAAGGATATAATGCGAAGGTCAGCAGGATATCCGGGATCGATGATGAAACCAAGCCAAAGAAGATGCCGCAGGTAGTGATTATCGTGGACGAACTTGCCGATCTCATGATGGTTGCACCGGGAGAAGTGGAGGATGCCATCTGCCGTCTGGCACAGCTGGCAAGAGCTGCGGGCATCCACCTGATCATTGCGACGCAGCGTCCGTCCGTGAATGTCATTACCGGTCTGATCAAAGCAAATATGCCGTCCCGCATTGCATTTTCGGTTTCGTCGGGAGTCGATTCGAGAACAATACTGGATATGAACGGAGCAGAAAAACTGCTCGGTAAGGGAGATATGCTGTTTTACCCGCAGGGATATCAGAAGCCTGCCCGCGTACAGGGATCCTTCGTTTCGGACAAAGAAGTCGCAGATGTGGTGGAATTCCTTGCGAAGACGCATGGTGTGTCGGAATATGATTCAGAAGTAGAGGATAAGATCAATCATCACAGCACTTCTGAGGCGTCCCCGATGGATACTGCGAGTGACCGCGATGAGTACTTTGTGCAGGCAGGACGTTTTATCATCGATAAGGACAAGGCATCGATCGGAATGCTCCAGCGGATGTTTAAAATCGGATTCAACCGTGCTGCCAGAGTCATGGACCAGCTGAGCGACGCGGGGGTCGTAGGGCCTGAGGAAGGCACGAAACCCAGAAAAATACTGATGAGTATGGAAGAATTCGAAAATTATATTGAAGAATCCCTGTAA